A region of Channa argus isolate prfri chromosome 8, Channa argus male v1.0, whole genome shotgun sequence DNA encodes the following proteins:
- the med16 gene encoding mediator of RNA polymerase II transcription subunit 16 isoform X2 yields the protein MMEVAYVCEWEKRPKSTHCPSIPLVCAWSCRNLVAFTTDLKNDDDDKDVSHMIHIIDTEHPWDVFSINSGHTEVISCLEWDQSGSKLLSADGDGQIKCWSMSDHLVNSWESILSSSLDGDPIVALSWLHNGVKLALHVEMSGSTNFGEKFSRVKFSPSLTLFGGKPMEGWLAVTVSGLVTVSLLKPGGALLTASESLCRLRGRVALADIAFTGGGNIVVAATDGSSSSPVQFYKVVVSVVSEKCRIDTELLPSLFLRCTTDPLRREKYPAVTHLKFLTRENSEQVLLCASNQSGSIVECWSLRKEGLPVNNIFQHRSPVGEKQPTILKWRILTTTNDLERVSAVALPKLPISISNTDLKVASDTKFCPGLGLALAFHDGSIQILHRLSLHTMGVFYITSSNSSSQRSGDEPAIKRQRTGGPAVHFKALQFSWTSLALAGVDNHGKLHMLRVSPSMGQVLEMNTTLRHLLFLLEYCMVTGYDWWDVLLHVQPTMVHNLVEKLHEEYMRQNQALQQVLATRIVAVKASLCKLSTATAARACDFHAKLLLIAISSTLKSLLRPHLLSMPEKSPGDRLAEICAKNTDTDIDKVMINLKTEEFVLDGPPLQSLQQLIQWVGDFVLYLLANLPNQGSMVRPGFGFMRDGASLGMLREMLVMIRIWGLLKPGCLPTFTATSDNQDSMQLLFRLLTKLWLCSRDDGPPQDPDESLIDECCLLPSQLLVPSVDWLPVNDGVIVKLQGKHPLRLQFGKVSSLPGGGSSAPLEVFTRSPGCQKMDNLRCLHMGVCPTEESKACTRCGCVTMLRSPNKTNAMKQWEQRWIKNCLCGGLWRRIPSTIS from the exons ATGATGGAGGTGGCTTACGTCTGTGAGTGGGAGAAGCGCCCAAAGAGCACTCACTGTCCTTCTATTCCTCTTGTCTGTGCCTGGTCCTGCAGGAACCTGGTGGCCTTTACCACAGACCTGAAAAATGACGACGACGACAAAG ATGTCAGTCACATGATCCACATCATTGACACCGAACACCCCTGGGACGTTTTCTCCATCAACTCTGGGCACACTGAGGTCATTTCCTGCTTGGAGTGGGACCAATCAG gctcGAAGCTGCTTTCGGCAGATGGCGACGGGCAGATCAAATGCTGGTCAATGTCAGATCACCTGGTGAACAGCTGGGAGAGCATCCTTTCCAGCTCCCTGGATGGAGATCCCATTGTAGCTCTGAGCTGGCTCCACAACGGAGTGAAACTAGCCCTGCACGTTGAGATG TCAGGTTCTACAAACTTTGGGGAGAAGTTTTCTCGAGTGAAGTTCTCTCCGTCGCTGACCCTGTTTGGCGGGAAGCCAATGGAGGGCTGGTTGGCGGTGACGGTGAGCGGCTTGGTAACGGTGTCACTGCTGAAGCCAGGTGGCGCTCTGCTGACGGCCAGCGAGAGTCTGTGCCGGCTCAGGGGACGGGTGGCGTTAGCCGACATCGCCTTCACTGGGGGGGGGAACATTGTTGTAGCAGCAACTGACGGCAGCAGCTCATCCCCAGTCCAGTTCTACAAG GTGGTGGTGAGCGTGGTGAGCGAGAAGTGTCGCATTGACACGGAACTTTTACCATCGCTGTTCTTGCGCTGCACCACGGATCCGCTGAGAAGGGAGAAGTACCCTGCTGTGACGCATCTCAAGTTCCTGACCCGGGAGAACTCAGAACAG GTTCTACTGTGTGCGTCCAATCAGAGCGGCAGCATCGTGGAATGTTGGTCTCTGAGGAAGGAGGGACTTCCTGTAAACAACATCTTTCAACACCGATCGCCAGTTG GGGAGAAGCAGCCAACCATCTTGAAGTGGAGGATCCTCACAACCACCAACGATTTGGAGCGGGTGTCAGCCGTGGCTCTGCCCAAACTGCCTATCTCCATCTCGAACACAGACCTGAAGGTGGCATCAGACACCAAGTTCTGCCCTGGCCTCG GTTTGGCTCTGGCTTTTCATGACGGCAGTATTCAGATCCTGCACCGCCTGTCTCTCCACACAATGGGAGTCTTCTACATTACCTCGTCTAATTCCTCCAGCCAGAGATCTGGGGACGAGCCCGCCATCAAGCGCCAGAGAACAGGAGGCCCCGCTGTCCACTTTAAAGCCCTGCAGTTCTCCTGGACCTCGCTGGCTCTGGCTGGAGTGGATAATCACGGAAAG CTCCACATGCTGCGCGTGTCGCCTTCTATGGGGCAGGTGCTGGAGATGAATACCACACTGCGCCACCTGCTGTTCCTGCTGGAGTACTGCATGGTCACAGGCTACGACTGGTGGGACGTTTTGCTGCATGTGCAGCCTACAATGGTCCACAACCTGGTGGAGAAACTGCACGAGGAATACATGAGACAGAACCAGGCCCTGCAGCAG GTCCTGGCAACCCGGATTGTAGCCGTGAAGGCATCACTCTGTAAACTCTCCACGGCGACAGCGGCACGAGCCTGCGACTTCCACGCCAAACTACTGCTGATCGCAATTAGCTCCACCTTAAAATCCCTGctcagaccacatctcctcagcaTGCCTGAGAAGAGTCCAGGGGACCGTCTGGCTGAGATCTGTgctaaaaacacagacacag ATATTGATAAGGTGATGATTAATCTAAAGACGGAGGAATTTGTGTTGGATGGGCCCCCCCTTCAGTCCCTGCAGCAGCTCATTCAGTGGGTAGGAGACTTTGTCCTCTACCTACTTGCCAACCTGCCGAACCAG GGTTCCATGGTCCGGCCAGGGTTTGGCTTCATGAGAGATGGGGCTTCTCTAGGGATGCTGAGAGAGATGCTAGTGATGATCCGGATCTGGGGTCTGCTGAAGCCCGGCTGTCTGCCCACTTTTACGGCCACGTCAGACAACCAGGACAGCATGCAGCTGCTCTTCCGACTACTTACCAAGCTCTGGCTCTGCT ctcGGGATGATGGCCCCCCCCAGGACCCGGATGAGAGTCTGATAGATGAGTGCTGCCTGCTGCCAAGTCAGCTGCTGGTTCCCAGTGTGGACTGGCTCCCTGTCAATGATGGTGTCATTGTGAAGCTACAGGGGAAACACCCACTTAGGCTACAGTTTGGAAAAGTTTCGTCTTTGCCAGGAGGAGGAAGCAGCGCCCCGCTGGAGGTCTTCACCAG GAGTCCTGGTTGTCAGAAGATGGACAACCTGCGCTGTCTACACATGGGGGTCTGTCCCACAGAGGAGAGTAAAGCCTGCACCAG gtgcgGCTGTGTGACGATGCTCCGTTCTCCGAACAAGACAAACGCCATGAAGCAGTGGGAGCAGCGCTGGATCAaaaactgtctgtgtggagGTCTGTGGAGGAGAATCCCATCAACAATCTCCTGA
- the med16 gene encoding mediator of RNA polymerase II transcription subunit 16 isoform X1, protein MMEVAYVCEWEKRPKSTHCPSIPLVCAWSCRNLVAFTTDLKNDDDDKDVSHMIHIIDTEHPWDVFSINSGHTEVISCLEWDQSGSKLLSADGDGQIKCWSMSDHLVNSWESILSSSLDGDPIVALSWLHNGVKLALHVEMSGSTNFGEKFSRVKFSPSLTLFGGKPMEGWLAVTVSGLVTVSLLKPGGALLTASESLCRLRGRVALADIAFTGGGNIVVAATDGSSSSPVQFYKVVVSVVSEKCRIDTELLPSLFLRCTTDPLRREKYPAVTHLKFLTRENSEQVLLCASNQSGSIVECWSLRKEGLPVNNIFQHRSPVVGEKQPTILKWRILTTTNDLERVSAVALPKLPISISNTDLKVASDTKFCPGLGLALAFHDGSIQILHRLSLHTMGVFYITSSNSSSQRSGDEPAIKRQRTGGPAVHFKALQFSWTSLALAGVDNHGKLHMLRVSPSMGQVLEMNTTLRHLLFLLEYCMVTGYDWWDVLLHVQPTMVHNLVEKLHEEYMRQNQALQQVLATRIVAVKASLCKLSTATAARACDFHAKLLLIAISSTLKSLLRPHLLSMPEKSPGDRLAEICAKNTDTDIDKVMINLKTEEFVLDGPPLQSLQQLIQWVGDFVLYLLANLPNQGSMVRPGFGFMRDGASLGMLREMLVMIRIWGLLKPGCLPTFTATSDNQDSMQLLFRLLTKLWLCSRDDGPPQDPDESLIDECCLLPSQLLVPSVDWLPVNDGVIVKLQGKHPLRLQFGKVSSLPGGGSSAPLEVFTRSPGCQKMDNLRCLHMGVCPTEESKACTRCGCVTMLRSPNKTNAMKQWEQRWIKNCLCGGLWRRIPSTIS, encoded by the exons ATGATGGAGGTGGCTTACGTCTGTGAGTGGGAGAAGCGCCCAAAGAGCACTCACTGTCCTTCTATTCCTCTTGTCTGTGCCTGGTCCTGCAGGAACCTGGTGGCCTTTACCACAGACCTGAAAAATGACGACGACGACAAAG ATGTCAGTCACATGATCCACATCATTGACACCGAACACCCCTGGGACGTTTTCTCCATCAACTCTGGGCACACTGAGGTCATTTCCTGCTTGGAGTGGGACCAATCAG gctcGAAGCTGCTTTCGGCAGATGGCGACGGGCAGATCAAATGCTGGTCAATGTCAGATCACCTGGTGAACAGCTGGGAGAGCATCCTTTCCAGCTCCCTGGATGGAGATCCCATTGTAGCTCTGAGCTGGCTCCACAACGGAGTGAAACTAGCCCTGCACGTTGAGATG TCAGGTTCTACAAACTTTGGGGAGAAGTTTTCTCGAGTGAAGTTCTCTCCGTCGCTGACCCTGTTTGGCGGGAAGCCAATGGAGGGCTGGTTGGCGGTGACGGTGAGCGGCTTGGTAACGGTGTCACTGCTGAAGCCAGGTGGCGCTCTGCTGACGGCCAGCGAGAGTCTGTGCCGGCTCAGGGGACGGGTGGCGTTAGCCGACATCGCCTTCACTGGGGGGGGGAACATTGTTGTAGCAGCAACTGACGGCAGCAGCTCATCCCCAGTCCAGTTCTACAAG GTGGTGGTGAGCGTGGTGAGCGAGAAGTGTCGCATTGACACGGAACTTTTACCATCGCTGTTCTTGCGCTGCACCACGGATCCGCTGAGAAGGGAGAAGTACCCTGCTGTGACGCATCTCAAGTTCCTGACCCGGGAGAACTCAGAACAG GTTCTACTGTGTGCGTCCAATCAGAGCGGCAGCATCGTGGAATGTTGGTCTCTGAGGAAGGAGGGACTTCCTGTAAACAACATCTTTCAACACCGATCGCCAGTTG TAGGGGAGAAGCAGCCAACCATCTTGAAGTGGAGGATCCTCACAACCACCAACGATTTGGAGCGGGTGTCAGCCGTGGCTCTGCCCAAACTGCCTATCTCCATCTCGAACACAGACCTGAAGGTGGCATCAGACACCAAGTTCTGCCCTGGCCTCG GTTTGGCTCTGGCTTTTCATGACGGCAGTATTCAGATCCTGCACCGCCTGTCTCTCCACACAATGGGAGTCTTCTACATTACCTCGTCTAATTCCTCCAGCCAGAGATCTGGGGACGAGCCCGCCATCAAGCGCCAGAGAACAGGAGGCCCCGCTGTCCACTTTAAAGCCCTGCAGTTCTCCTGGACCTCGCTGGCTCTGGCTGGAGTGGATAATCACGGAAAG CTCCACATGCTGCGCGTGTCGCCTTCTATGGGGCAGGTGCTGGAGATGAATACCACACTGCGCCACCTGCTGTTCCTGCTGGAGTACTGCATGGTCACAGGCTACGACTGGTGGGACGTTTTGCTGCATGTGCAGCCTACAATGGTCCACAACCTGGTGGAGAAACTGCACGAGGAATACATGAGACAGAACCAGGCCCTGCAGCAG GTCCTGGCAACCCGGATTGTAGCCGTGAAGGCATCACTCTGTAAACTCTCCACGGCGACAGCGGCACGAGCCTGCGACTTCCACGCCAAACTACTGCTGATCGCAATTAGCTCCACCTTAAAATCCCTGctcagaccacatctcctcagcaTGCCTGAGAAGAGTCCAGGGGACCGTCTGGCTGAGATCTGTgctaaaaacacagacacag ATATTGATAAGGTGATGATTAATCTAAAGACGGAGGAATTTGTGTTGGATGGGCCCCCCCTTCAGTCCCTGCAGCAGCTCATTCAGTGGGTAGGAGACTTTGTCCTCTACCTACTTGCCAACCTGCCGAACCAG GGTTCCATGGTCCGGCCAGGGTTTGGCTTCATGAGAGATGGGGCTTCTCTAGGGATGCTGAGAGAGATGCTAGTGATGATCCGGATCTGGGGTCTGCTGAAGCCCGGCTGTCTGCCCACTTTTACGGCCACGTCAGACAACCAGGACAGCATGCAGCTGCTCTTCCGACTACTTACCAAGCTCTGGCTCTGCT ctcGGGATGATGGCCCCCCCCAGGACCCGGATGAGAGTCTGATAGATGAGTGCTGCCTGCTGCCAAGTCAGCTGCTGGTTCCCAGTGTGGACTGGCTCCCTGTCAATGATGGTGTCATTGTGAAGCTACAGGGGAAACACCCACTTAGGCTACAGTTTGGAAAAGTTTCGTCTTTGCCAGGAGGAGGAAGCAGCGCCCCGCTGGAGGTCTTCACCAG GAGTCCTGGTTGTCAGAAGATGGACAACCTGCGCTGTCTACACATGGGGGTCTGTCCCACAGAGGAGAGTAAAGCCTGCACCAG gtgcgGCTGTGTGACGATGCTCCGTTCTCCGAACAAGACAAACGCCATGAAGCAGTGGGAGCAGCGCTGGATCAaaaactgtctgtgtggagGTCTGTGGAGGAGAATCCCATCAACAATCTCCTGA